One Cynocephalus volans isolate mCynVol1 chromosome 5, mCynVol1.pri, whole genome shotgun sequence DNA window includes the following coding sequences:
- the IL17F gene encoding interleukin-17F, with protein MKILRDTVMVKSLLLLMLRLALPKVLNIAPPKPENCPSLDKNSVMIDVHILNQNVGSPSLRNIHNRSSSPWDYNITWDSNRFPSEIVQARCRYSGCINAQGQEDNSMNSIAIQQEVLVLRRDTQSVPHGCTPAFRLEKMLVTVGCTCVTPIVVQHVG; from the exons ATGAAGATCCTGCGTGACACAGTCATG GTGAAGTCTCTGCTGCTGCTGATGTTGAGGCTTGCCCTCCCCAAAGTTTTGAATATTGCCCCCCCAAAGCCTGAAAATTGCCCTTCTCTGGACAAGAACAGTGTGATGATTGATGTTCATATTCTCAATCAAAATGTGGGTAGCCCCAGCTTACGTAACATTCATAACCGCTCCAGCTCCCCCTGGGATTACAA catcacctgggacTCCAACCGGTTCCCCTCGGAGATTGTACAGGCCCGGTGCAGGTACTCAGGCTGCATCAATGCCCAGGGGCAGGAAGACAACTCCATGAACTCCATCGCCATCCAGCAAGAGGTCCTGGTCCTCCGGCGGGATACCCAGAGTGTTCCCCATGGCTGCACTCCTGCCTTCCGGCTGGAGAAGATGCTGGTGACTGTTGGCTGCACCTGTGTCACTCCCATCGTGGTCCAACATGTGGGCTAA